atattacataaaattaatataaaaatataatttttttttttttttttatacctATACTATCTTTGTCAGTTTTATCTTCAGAGTCATTTAGAGGTATTAGAGTTGGTGGTATTCCACGAACTGTTAACggtaaatttttaaaaatgtaacttttgttttttaaaaatttggaTTTTTTGCTAGACATTAAGTTTGTAAATGACTGataaatattatcatttaagtTCTCACAACAAGAAATATCTAAAAATTCTAGTGGGCAAAAAGGAGTTTGTAGGGATTTTATTAGAAAGGATATACCATTATTATCTATAAGACAACCAGACAAATTAAGAAATTTTAATCCTTTGAAACaattaaaagagaaaaaattattagtattataaaaatgatcatttttattatatattaaatttcttcttctttcttgtaaatataaattttttgatatatcGGTTGCTCTATTAAAGCTAAATATTCCTGtacatgaaaaaaaattattttcttctttatgcctatttattattaaattttttagctcctttattttatttatatatttcttagtATGAACTTTTCTTGAATCCAACTCACAGGAACTTTCCGACTTTTTTCTAAATGAACATAGATCTTCTAAATCACTTGAGTTGGCTTCATAATTTCCTGTGTTTTTAAAATAGGAGTCTTCATGGTCATATGAAGAAGAGTATTTTTTTCTGTTGAAATTTTTTGTACTGATGgactttttaattaatttagaTTGAGATATTAGAGCATAAGAAATGTAATTACATGATTCATTTGATAAACTGTTACATGCTAAAGATAATTCgcaaatatttaaattatttgaaagAGTATCAcaacaaaataattttatattaacatCAGTTAAGGAATTATTAGACAAGTTTATTACTTTtaatgttttattattttttaaacattcatttaaataatcaaGATTAGATATGCAATTATTAGATAAAtctatttctttaatattattttcgttgtttttaagaaaaaggcaaaaatatttaaaactttcatcatttattttattatttgaaaaagataatatagATAAATTTTTTGCTTTATGTAAATGCTTAATTAATTccaaaaatatatcatttcCATTTTCtactttatttaaattgtcACGACTACAACATATATCCgataaatataattcttttaaatttaattgagTATCAAATAAAGTTTCAATATATTGAGGAAATAATTCTGTAGTAACACTATTTTCTGATATATCTaatatttcaatatttttactttttttaaataaattagaaataCCAATATCATTAATTCctatattttttagaattagtttacattttttactattattttcaataacTGCACCTAATTTTAACATAAATTTAGTACCTAAAAAATTATCTGAAAAATCTATTTCGTATATGTCATTATCtatatattctattttatcCTTTTGGTTATCATACAACATAAAATTATCAGAAAAAGCATCATCtaccattttattttttttttcatttaaaaataaactttCTTTATTACTTAAAATCCGTGAAAAAAATTCTTCAATGATCTGTATAGCCCCTTCATCccttattatattattagatAAATTTAATGATTTTAGGAAAGGGAGATATTTTAAGCATTTTGATAAAATACTGGCACTATCcttaagagaaaaaaaaaaaaaaaaaatagtaatatatGTACATTTAACATACTGAAATAGATATACACTTTATTAAAGCGCACtactaataatatatatgtatagtTCTCATATTAgatagaaaaatattattttatttttattattttattttattttattttattttattttattttattttattttttttttttttttgtattaatgtattaaattaatagaaatatttatctaacatttgttaaattattattagatAAGTTTAATGTAACTAAATTTCTACTTCTTAATATACAAGGAATAAGTATAGATATTCCCCAgtcattaatatttaaactACTTAGCTGTATTTCTTTtactaaatttaaattttgtgtatcatcatttttatatcttctttGCTTATCAACATTTAAAGTAGAAACAAAATCGGCTATATCatcttcatttattattGGATTAgaagaataaataatattttcatttaattttattttttgtctCCTTTTATTACAATTCATGTTCAATTCTTTCctttctttaaaaattataaattatgaatatatgcatataaacTTAcatactctttttttttttttattgagaTGATATAGAATTATGAAAACAAGAGAAATAAGaagttatataaaaaaccAAATATAGAAGctgtaaaaatattgaagtggaaatattttttaaagaaaaagaaaaaatatattatttttttttataataaatgcACAACTATTGCAACACCgtgctttattttttatgatttcttttaaattaagcAATTCTTCATAAATGTAATAATATACTTTATTTAAAACAAGtttcatatttaatattaataacttATAATTggcattaaaaaaataaaataagatataaaatttcttgaaatagaagaaaaaaaataaattaaggAGAAAAAGTCAAAGATAAACTAAAAATGGATAAAAATCCATttatcagaaaaaaaaaaaaaaaatagaatatttttaaataaatttgcaacaaaaattgaaaaaaaaaaaaaaaaaaaattccattAAATATGGTATAggcattttaaaaatataatgtatATGGAATTCTAATACATAAGAAACatcaatataattttttattttgtgtGTAAATCTTaaactaaaaatatacaattattttataataaaaaaaattaaaataaattaagaaaacatataaaacacttttacttttaatataaaaataaataatataatatttacttGAAGAAAGCatactaaattttttttctttttataataatttttattaatattttaaataaataatattaatgcaGAGTTTCCCCATAAAAAACTAATTATTTTAGTATACTTTGAGAATAGTCGGTTTCCGTAACTCAACATATTTTTACttgttctattttttttcttttttatatctaatcttttaatttttcaacctaattagataaaataaagattATGTCGAAGAACTAACGAAATATCTcattccaaaaaaaaaaaaataaaataaaataaaacaaaataataattaaaaaaaaaaattttttatttttacctAAATTAGTATTTATTGCAAAAATTTcattacatatataattgttaataaaagaaggaaaatattaaaatacaaaattttaGGTGTAGCGAAAAATATAGTTTATTGTTTTTTGAAAAGTTATTAAATATACCTTGTATAagcataaataaattatatatttttttttttttttataatatgaaaaaatttacaaaatattaaaataaaaaaataatctaaTTTATTAGCTGagtatttttatcattaaaatttaaaagcatataattaaaaaaaaaaaaaagtataaataaaaaaatgaataaatatatatttataacttaaaaattataaaatcatAATACAAATAACAAAGGTCTAacctttttaaatattaaaaaaaaaaaaaaaaagaaaataaagaaaaaacgtaaatgtttttatcaaattacaaataaaaaaaaaaaggaaaatgggtaaagaaaataaagataaacatatcctatataaaatataaacaaataaatattttattgtatctgtagaaatatttaaaataatatatatatatatatatatatattaatgcaATAAAAAAggtttaaaattattaatcatatgatcaaatttaaaaacattttaaaacaaatatataataattgctattttttttttttttctgtagaATAATGGTCAAAACTAgaaaaatactaaaaatagtttatataataaaaaagaaaaatttattatatatataaagcaAATATTACTTctcaaaatttaaaatggTATCccttaaattataattttttgaaacAGTTCTATAAAAATTAGACACtgaatcatttatattagaaaaagatatatttacATTTGAATTATATTGTTTTGACAAAgttgaaaacaaaaaatcgGGCTTTTCATTGTAATAGTTATTTTTTGCATTAGGCATATCAGAAAAAtcttcgtttttattatttctgtAAATATAGCTATTTTCATTCTTAATAAATTGATTAGCTCTTTCATCATTTCTTGAAGAGGAAATAGATGGCAAGCAGTTGAGTTGACACGCATTAGGATAATATGGTAAAACATTAGAATTAATATTGTTAAAATTACTCGTAGAATCTAcatctaaattattattattatttctgttattattattattactattattagaGGAGgttatattattttgattGATAATGTTGTTAAATAAATTGGAAGCACtagaattatttatattattttcatttgttcTGTTAA
The sequence above is drawn from the Plasmodium relictum strain SGS1 genome assembly, chromosome: 14 genome and encodes:
- the LRR12 gene encoding leucine-rich repeat protein, producing MNCNKRRQKIKLNENIIYSSNPIINEDDIADFVSTLNVDKQRRYKNDDTQNLNLVKEIQLSSLNINDWGISILIPCILRSRNLVTLNLSNNNLTNDSASILSKCLKYLPFLKSLNLSNNIIRDEGAIQIIEEFFSRILSNKESLFLNEKKNKMVDDAFSDNFMLYDNQKDKIEYIDNDIYEIDFSDNFLGTKFMLKLGAVIENNSKKCKLILKNIGINDIGISNLFKKSKNIEILDISENSVTTELFPQYIETLFDTQLNLKELYLSDICCSRDNLNKVENGNDIFLELIKHLHKAKNLSILSFSNNKINDESFKYFCLFLKNNENNIKEIDLSNNCISNLDYLNECLKNNKTLKVINLSNNSLTDVNIKLFCCDTLSNNLNICELSLACNSLSNESCNYISYALISQSKLIKKSISTKNFNRKKYSSSYDHEDSYFKNTGNYEANSSDLEDLCSFRKKSESSCELDSRKVHTKKYINKIKELKNLIINRHKEENNFFSCTGIFSFNRATDISKNLYLQERRRNLIYNKNDHFYNTNNFFSFNCFKGLKFLNLSGCLIDNNGISFLIKSLQTPFCPLEFLDISCCENLNDNIYQSFTNLMSSKKSKFLKNKSYIFKNLPLTVRGIPPTLIPLNDSEDKTDKDSIEKIVHRKHQKEK